From the genome of Thermococcus chitonophagus, one region includes:
- a CDS encoding translation initiation factor IF-5A — MGDKTKVQVSKLKPGRYIIIDDEPCRIVNITVSSPGKHGSAKARIEAVGIFDGKVRSIVKPTSAEVDVPIIDKKTAQVIAITPDTVQIMDMETYEMFEVPLDTGVAEEIRDQLKEGINVEYWETLGRIKIMRIKGEGE, encoded by the coding sequence ATGGGCGACAAGACGAAGGTTCAGGTAAGCAAGCTCAAGCCTGGAAGGTACATAATCATCGATGACGAGCCCTGCAGGATAGTGAACATAACAGTCTCCTCTCCAGGAAAGCACGGTTCAGCAAAGGCTAGAATTGAGGCTGTAGGTATCTTTGATGGCAAGGTTAGGAGTATCGTGAAGCCGACAAGCGCTGAAGTTGACGTTCCAATCATCGACAAGAAGACTGCTCAGGTAATAGCGATCACTCCAGATACAGTTCAGATAATGGATATGGAAACCTACGAGATGTTCGAGGTGCCCCTTGACACGGGTGTCGCTGAGGAAATAAGGGATCAACTTAAGGAAGGAATAAACGTTGAGTACTGGGAAACTCTCGGAAGGATCAAGATAATGAGGATAAAGGGAGAAGGCGAGTGA
- a CDS encoding alkaline-shock protein — translation MKSPDILREVAENLKLTIERLQRVKILEQKKKEKAIKLLNEAVENFLKLSGEVEKDNTEMAEFLRKRSVEIKNNTSDRAIERIGENEYIKSIEKMNLYSKTAFYDFKPTKLKELRRAYRTFIYGMALYFVLAGLSTRSELAVTALILAIPAILSMLSLQRRGYTGLMLAYAVAPIPIIQSVMLVRMFHAVLSNPEAIKKAAEVLGKSESFIIAYSWIVILLSIVDFALLTYGIYSLTKHRHAFL, via the coding sequence GTGAAAAGCCCTGATATTCTCAGAGAAGTTGCAGAGAACTTAAAGCTTACCATAGAGCGATTACAAAGAGTTAAAATTCTCGAACAGAAAAAGAAAGAGAAAGCAATAAAGTTGCTGAACGAAGCTGTTGAAAATTTTTTGAAACTAAGTGGAGAAGTTGAAAAAGACAACACTGAAATGGCTGAGTTTTTAAGGAAAAGATCAGTTGAAATAAAGAACAACACCTCAGATAGAGCAATAGAGAGGATCGGAGAAAATGAGTACATAAAGAGCATTGAAAAAATGAATCTGTACTCAAAGACTGCCTTTTATGACTTCAAGCCGACAAAACTCAAAGAACTTAGAAGGGCTTACAGGACATTTATATATGGGATGGCCTTATACTTCGTTCTTGCAGGGCTATCGACCAGATCTGAACTTGCAGTTACTGCTCTAATACTGGCAATACCAGCGATACTTTCGATGTTGAGCCTTCAGAGGAGAGGATATACTGGCCTTATGCTTGCGTATGCTGTTGCTCCCATTCCAATAATACAGAGCGTAATGCTTGTACGGATGTTTCATGCGGTTTTAAGTAATCCCGAGGCAATAAAAAAAGCTGCCGAAGTTCTTGGGAAAAGTGAGAGCTTTATCATAGCGTACAGCTGGATAGTGATCTTGCTTTCAATTGTGGATTTTGCCCTGCTGACTTACGGAATTTACTCTCTGACAAAGCATAGGCATGCATTCCTCTAG
- a CDS encoding MBL fold metallo-hydrolase: MKVTIVFENHAGYRKGLIGYHGFSALVEHNGYKVLVDTGTDGDVLLNNMRELGIDPKDIDALFITHGHYDHTGGLKALLEARGKPLDIYAHPGIFEKRIALKPRRREIGIPFAREELEELGARFHLSNRPQEFLPGFMSSGEIERTTWDRAVGYFPNGRKDPVRDDIALIVKADRGIVVISGCGHSGIINIVRHAINLTGERILTLIGGFHLKGANKEILEDTVRELKKLDMERLYPGHCTGLEEFAYLYSRLENVEGIYVGKEIKI, encoded by the coding sequence ATGAAGGTAACGATAGTTTTTGAGAACCATGCCGGCTACAGGAAGGGTTTAATTGGCTATCACGGCTTTTCCGCGCTAGTTGAGCACAATGGATATAAGGTTCTAGTTGACACCGGAACCGATGGAGATGTTTTGCTCAACAACATGAGGGAACTCGGCATCGATCCAAAAGATATAGATGCCCTATTCATAACCCACGGCCACTATGACCACACGGGTGGCCTGAAGGCCCTTCTGGAAGCTAGAGGAAAACCACTCGATATCTATGCACATCCTGGGATATTTGAGAAGAGAATAGCCCTAAAACCAAGGAGGAGGGAGATAGGCATTCCCTTTGCAAGGGAGGAGCTTGAGGAGCTGGGAGCAAGGTTTCACCTTAGTAATAGGCCCCAGGAATTCCTTCCTGGGTTCATGAGCTCTGGGGAGATTGAGAGGACTACCTGGGACAGGGCTGTCGGCTACTTCCCTAACGGGAGGAAGGATCCGGTTAGAGATGACATTGCCCTAATAGTCAAGGCAGACAGGGGAATTGTAGTGATAAGCGGTTGTGGGCATAGTGGAATAATAAACATCGTGAGGCATGCAATTAATTTGACAGGAGAGAGAATACTCACCCTTATAGGGGGGTTCCATCTGAAAGGGGCCAACAAGGAGATCCTAGAGGATACCGTGAGGGAACTTAAGAAGCTTGATATGGAGAGGCTCTATCCTGGGCACTGTACAGGCTTAGAAGAGTTCGCATACCTTTACTCGAGGCTTGAAAACGTTGAAGGAATATATGTAGGAAAAGAAATAAAGATTTGA
- a CDS encoding ABC transporter permease: MNAIQNIANKELYLAVKTKRFIILLSVYLIFLALSVYFTRFDVTAEGSYGYIVHRSIMGASGVVYETPISSIFMNNSMLWMFFGALLGILLGADSINREIQEGTIKVLLGHPVYRDEVINGKFLGNALALLIVVFIGFIFTIATALIFGIPMEGLSLVRLFILSIFIFIYTLVFLSLGTMISTLIRSPETSILVSIGLVIFFIIVYPILAGSLATSIVGEPPECHTITVVRQVETNGQVIESVGPSHDNCAEIYREWKEEVSVWERRINILNPAMHFAQLMIYTFAGEEGYNDYLPLSDSLGYAINNLAALLIELLFPFSIAYVRFLTRDLR; the protein is encoded by the coding sequence ATGAATGCCATTCAGAATATAGCAAACAAAGAGCTGTACTTGGCTGTGAAGACCAAGAGGTTCATAATCCTACTTTCCGTTTATTTAATCTTTTTAGCTCTCTCAGTATACTTTACGAGGTTCGACGTGACTGCAGAAGGTAGCTATGGTTACATCGTACATAGAAGTATAATGGGAGCTAGTGGAGTTGTGTATGAAACTCCAATATCCTCAATCTTTATGAACAACTCAATGTTGTGGATGTTCTTTGGGGCTTTGCTGGGCATCTTGCTTGGGGCTGATTCAATAAATAGAGAGATTCAAGAGGGAACGATAAAGGTTTTACTTGGACATCCTGTTTATAGGGATGAAGTTATAAATGGCAAATTCCTGGGGAATGCACTTGCTCTCTTAATTGTAGTTTTCATTGGCTTCATATTCACTATAGCAACTGCCCTAATATTTGGAATTCCCATGGAGGGACTCTCTTTAGTTAGGCTCTTCATATTGTCAATTTTCATATTCATATATACCCTTGTATTCCTGAGCTTGGGAACTATGATATCAACGCTCATTAGAAGTCCGGAGACCTCAATATTAGTTAGCATAGGTCTAGTTATCTTCTTCATCATAGTCTACCCAATACTTGCCGGCTCACTAGCTACTTCGATAGTAGGTGAACCTCCTGAATGCCATACCATAACAGTTGTCAGGCAGGTTGAGACAAATGGACAAGTAATAGAGTCTGTTGGGCCTTCCCATGATAACTGTGCTGAAATATACAGGGAATGGAAAGAAGAAGTGTCAGTATGGGAGAGAAGGATAAATATACTAAATCCGGCAATGCACTTTGCCCAATTGATGATCTACACCTTTGCTGGGGAGGAGGGCTATAATGACTACCTGCCACTCTCGGATAGCCTTGGTTATGCAATTAACAACTTGGCTGCTCTACTTATAGAGCTGTTATTTCCGTTCTCAATAGCTTATGTCAGGTTTCTCACGAGAGATTTACGTTAG
- a CDS encoding antibiotic biosynthesis monooxygenase has product MTIGRIWHGKVPREKADEYEKFLIERAAPDYSSVEGLKKMYFTRRDERDVTHFLLITVWESMEAIKKFAGDNPELAKYYPEDDYFLLEKEKFVKHYKVFFER; this is encoded by the coding sequence ATGACGATCGGTAGGATATGGCACGGAAAGGTTCCAAGAGAAAAGGCCGATGAATATGAGAAATTCCTAATCGAAAGGGCCGCCCCAGATTACTCCTCCGTTGAAGGGCTAAAAAAGATGTACTTCACAAGGAGGGACGAGAGGGATGTTACCCACTTTCTCCTAATCACGGTGTGGGAATCGATGGAAGCAATAAAGAAGTTCGCTGGAGATAATCCCGAGTTAGCTAAATACTATCCCGAAGATGATTATTTCCTCCTTGAGAAGGAGAAGTTCGTGAAGCACTACAAGGTTTTCTTTGAGAGGTGA
- a CDS encoding sodium-dependent transporter: protein MKKLLYFIFIFIAYTISLWTFSMIPGIIMETGIASLLVLLVFFSVASAIVVTEINAVMKKGYRIHEFMTKVGRTPAISMILLSFLFIVAAIVAHYTGVALSGILGIKIVGAGIIAALLALGLLLIARSRSLDLIVIFSVILLIITVSVPMFLKSKFDEVVTSDTSRQFTEIALSRMFSLSSFHLTSDLIVMSFLVAILVFGLGIGFYYVIGFSMSSVKVSAKKLILIILAIQVLLSFTTALTMTYSLSIAHQAYSTAFQFGEAEESIRLYTEYFMPLWEFNITRVTTAVDATYGIPSILRIGGLTTYAVALSLALFLAGFTTLLVLFETGAQIAMDTFQTTRRNALIVVALISAVLAGFTYSDSIRGVLLSTIAGLIPIYTAIELFPASRAEESPGKIYVLMALLIGLGLVTVGLTIGVNGDVGILGIIVGLMLLVPLVFNKMLIKTAR, encoded by the coding sequence ATGAAGAAGTTGTTGTATTTCATCTTTATATTTATAGCCTATACAATCAGCCTATGGACATTCTCAATGATACCAGGAATTATAATGGAAACAGGGATAGCAAGTCTCTTGGTGTTGCTAGTGTTCTTCTCAGTAGCAAGTGCAATCGTTGTTACTGAAATTAATGCCGTAATGAAAAAGGGGTACAGAATTCACGAGTTCATGACGAAAGTTGGAAGGACACCTGCTATTTCAATGATACTTCTAAGCTTCCTTTTCATAGTTGCAGCTATAGTTGCTCACTATACAGGAGTTGCATTGAGTGGTATTTTGGGAATTAAAATCGTGGGTGCAGGAATAATAGCGGCATTATTGGCTTTGGGGTTATTGCTAATAGCAAGGTCTAGATCTCTTGACCTTATTGTGATATTTTCGGTGATATTGTTAATAATAACTGTGTCTGTTCCGATGTTTTTGAAGTCAAAGTTCGATGAGGTAGTTACGAGTGATACTTCCCGACAGTTTACGGAGATTGCTCTAAGCAGAATGTTCAGTTTAAGTAGCTTTCATCTGACCTCAGATCTAATAGTGATGTCATTCCTTGTAGCAATTCTTGTCTTTGGGCTTGGAATCGGGTTCTACTACGTGATAGGATTTTCGATGTCCTCCGTTAAAGTCAGCGCCAAAAAGCTGATACTGATAATACTAGCCATTCAAGTTTTGCTATCTTTCACAACAGCACTGACCATGACATACTCTCTTTCTATTGCTCATCAAGCATATTCAACAGCGTTTCAGTTTGGAGAAGCCGAGGAATCTATCAGACTATATACAGAGTACTTCATGCCTCTCTGGGAGTTTAACATCACCAGAGTGACAACAGCCGTTGATGCAACCTATGGAATCCCCTCAATCTTAAGAATAGGTGGCTTGACAACTTATGCAGTTGCGCTCTCCTTGGCACTATTTCTTGCTGGATTCACAACACTCTTGGTTCTCTTTGAGACGGGAGCACAAATAGCAATGGATACCTTCCAGACAACTAGAAGAAATGCGCTCATAGTAGTTGCGTTAATCTCAGCCGTGCTTGCAGGCTTTACGTACTCTGATTCAATTAGGGGCGTTTTACTGAGCACTATTGCTGGCTTAATACCAATATACACAGCGATTGAGCTGTTTCCTGCTTCAAGAGCTGAGGAGAGCCCAGGGAAGATTTACGTATTAATGGCACTCCTCATAGGTTTGGGCTTAGTTACCGTTGGATTAACGATAGGTGTTAATGGAGACGTTGGTATACTCGGCATAATAGTAGGACTAATGCTATTGGTACCGCTGGTGTTCAACAAGATGCTGATTAAAACGGCTAGGTAA
- the sufC gene encoding Fe-S cluster assembly ATPase SufC: protein MLKVDDLHVAVKSKEILKGVSLEVGRGEFHVIMGPNGSGKSTLALTIAGHPKYRVTHGKITFEGEDITDLPPDERAKKGILLAFQVPPEVEGVRIIDFLTQVLGEVKGIDIGEAYELIKKKAEELWFKEEDLRRFVNVGFSGGERKRLELLQALLLEPKLLLLDEPDSGVDVDSLSVISRKIEELHKKGVSIILITHYGRILKHIDKENLKVHVMRNGKIVKSGGAELVDLIEREGFKAVFGGENGE from the coding sequence ATGCTCAAAGTTGATGATCTTCATGTTGCCGTGAAGAGTAAGGAGATACTGAAAGGCGTGAGCCTTGAGGTTGGTAGGGGCGAGTTTCACGTTATAATGGGGCCGAATGGTTCCGGAAAATCAACACTCGCCCTTACAATTGCCGGCCATCCAAAGTACAGGGTAACCCATGGAAAGATAACCTTTGAAGGTGAGGACATAACTGATCTACCCCCTGATGAGAGGGCCAAGAAAGGGATTTTGCTGGCATTCCAAGTGCCTCCCGAGGTTGAGGGTGTGAGGATAATTGACTTCCTTACCCAGGTTCTTGGTGAGGTTAAGGGGATTGACATAGGGGAGGCCTATGAGCTCATAAAGAAGAAAGCCGAAGAGCTCTGGTTCAAGGAAGAGGACCTAAGAAGGTTCGTCAATGTTGGCTTTTCTGGAGGTGAAAGGAAAAGGCTTGAGCTACTTCAAGCCTTACTATTGGAGCCAAAGCTTCTCCTTCTGGATGAGCCCGACAGCGGGGTTGACGTCGATTCTCTAAGCGTCATAAGCAGAAAAATTGAGGAGTTACACAAGAAGGGGGTTTCAATAATCCTGATCACGCACTACGGCAGGATACTCAAACACATCGATAAGGAGAACCTTAAGGTTCATGTCATGAGGAACGGTAAGATAGTGAAGAGCGGAGGGGCTGAGCTTGTTGACCTAATCGAGAGGGAAGGATTCAAGGCTGTCTTTGGGGGTGAGAACGGTGAGTGA
- the rpiA gene encoding ribose-5-phosphate isomerase RpiA encodes MNIEDMKRAVAKEALKYVEDEMVIGLGTGSTTAYFIQFLGEKIQKGELEEVYGVPTSYQAKILAMEYGVPVVSLDQVDAIDIAVDGADEVDPNLNLIKGRGAALTMEKIIEYRAGTFVVLVDETKLVEYLCQKMPVPIEVIPAAWKAILEELNIFNAEAELRMGKKKDGPIVTENGNFIIDAKFPKIEDPLDMEIELNTIPGVVENGIFADIADIVLVGTKEGVKKMER; translated from the coding sequence ATGAACATCGAGGACATGAAGAGAGCGGTGGCCAAAGAGGCATTAAAGTATGTAGAAGATGAAATGGTAATCGGCCTAGGCACGGGTTCAACAACGGCTTACTTTATTCAATTTCTAGGGGAGAAGATCCAGAAAGGGGAGCTTGAGGAAGTTTATGGGGTGCCAACATCATATCAAGCAAAGATACTTGCAATGGAATATGGAGTTCCCGTTGTTAGCCTTGACCAAGTTGACGCAATAGACATCGCAGTTGATGGAGCAGATGAAGTTGATCCAAACTTAAATTTAATTAAAGGCAGAGGAGCAGCCCTAACGATGGAAAAGATCATAGAGTATAGGGCAGGGACATTCGTAGTCCTTGTTGATGAAACAAAACTGGTAGAGTACCTCTGCCAGAAGATGCCGGTTCCAATTGAAGTAATTCCTGCAGCGTGGAAGGCAATTCTCGAAGAGCTCAACATATTCAACGCCGAGGCAGAGCTGAGAATGGGAAAGAAGAAAGATGGACCCATAGTAACTGAAAACGGTAACTTCATAATAGATGCAAAGTTTCCAAAAATAGAAGACCCGCTAGATATGGAGATAGAGCTAAATACTATCCCTGGAGTCGTTGAAAATGGCATATTTGCTGATATAGCTGATATAGTTCTTGTAGGAACCAAAGAAGGAGTTAAGAAGATGGAGAGATGA
- a CDS encoding 16S rRNA methyltransferase, translating into MEKKILHLVIADSELETVPESIIDHPAIVNYAKRRKKKPERIILDSTYHHSALRQLEDGERRGRPDIVHICLLNALDSILNKEDRLRVYVHTRNDYVIYVDPSTRLPRNYNRFIGLMESLFEKGAVPEDLKLLKLEKKSLNELISEINPDAVFIMHENGEFMIPKHFGKLLSKFKKPVVVVGGFPHGDFKSKIDGVKISLYREPLMAWTIVNEVIVSYEWEVIKK; encoded by the coding sequence ATGGAGAAGAAAATATTACATCTAGTAATTGCCGATTCGGAGCTAGAGACTGTCCCAGAATCAATAATAGATCACCCAGCAATAGTCAACTATGCCAAGAGAAGAAAGAAGAAGCCAGAAAGGATTATCTTAGATTCAACATACCATCACTCCGCGCTTAGACAGCTTGAAGATGGTGAAAGAAGGGGGAGGCCGGACATAGTTCATATATGCCTTTTAAACGCCCTTGATAGCATACTGAATAAGGAGGACCGGTTGAGGGTTTACGTTCACACGAGGAATGACTATGTAATCTATGTTGACCCTTCTACCAGACTTCCACGAAATTACAATAGATTCATAGGATTAATGGAGAGCTTATTTGAGAAAGGAGCTGTGCCAGAAGATCTAAAATTACTTAAACTAGAAAAGAAGTCATTAAACGAGCTTATCTCAGAAATAAATCCAGATGCGGTTTTTATTATGCACGAAAATGGTGAGTTCATGATACCAAAGCACTTTGGCAAGCTTTTATCAAAGTTTAAAAAACCAGTAGTCGTAGTGGGAGGTTTTCCTCATGGAGATTTTAAGAGCAAGATTGATGGCGTTAAGATCAGCTTATATAGGGAGCCTTTAATGGCTTGGACTATTGTTAATGAGGTTATAGTGTCTTATGAATGGGAAGTTATAAAAAAGTAG
- a CDS encoding metallophosphoesterase, translating into MWILTKKIKIPEDVRLSQKKILHISDTPESIYKFLEKLLKEVQPDIVIHTGDLVDNIKLERKPWLEKTYRRKLAVLKQVLSKSSQLYIIPGNEDKEDIIRETFQNSAIIVKPGTVLNIWGKSIGVGHKPEDVFGLKADFLLYGHDPKEKFGLNGVRSVNIITYPNWKVFMLPYPPGTNFDRGYRLPRGL; encoded by the coding sequence GTGTGGATATTGACAAAAAAGATCAAGATACCAGAGGACGTTAGACTTTCCCAAAAGAAGATACTACATATTAGCGATACCCCCGAATCCATATATAAATTTCTTGAGAAGCTCCTGAAAGAAGTCCAACCTGACATAGTGATACACACAGGAGACCTAGTTGATAATATAAAGCTAGAGAGAAAACCATGGTTAGAGAAAACATATCGGAGGAAACTTGCCGTGCTGAAGCAGGTTCTCTCTAAGAGTAGTCAACTGTACATAATACCAGGAAATGAGGACAAAGAAGATATCATAAGGGAAACTTTTCAAAATTCTGCAATAATTGTAAAACCAGGCACGGTACTCAATATCTGGGGAAAAAGCATAGGAGTAGGGCATAAACCAGAAGACGTTTTTGGTCTAAAGGCAGATTTTTTATTATATGGGCATGATCCCAAAGAAAAATTTGGTCTAAATGGGGTACGTTCTGTAAATATAATAACATATCCAAACTGGAAAGTTTTTATGCTTCCTTATCCCCCAGGGACAAATTTTGACAGGGGATATAGATTGCCGAGGGGATTGTAA
- a CDS encoding NifB/NifX family molybdenum-iron cluster-binding protein, translating into MRFIVATVTGGLNDRVNQAFGRTPTFTIVDVDENGNIVNVQVVENPGYSQPRGAGVTAAQFCIDQGADVVIAGQFGPNSYGVLQAAGMKFVSAPPTMTVKEAIEAYLRGELTQAIMGQGGGGRGMGRGMGRGMGRGRGWGREGW; encoded by the coding sequence ATGAGATTCATAGTAGCGACCGTAACCGGAGGGTTAAACGATAGGGTGAACCAAGCATTTGGAAGAACACCAACGTTCACGATAGTCGATGTGGATGAAAACGGGAACATAGTCAACGTTCAGGTAGTGGAAAATCCGGGCTACTCACAGCCAAGGGGAGCAGGAGTTACAGCAGCACAGTTCTGCATTGATCAGGGAGCTGACGTTGTAATAGCAGGCCAGTTTGGGCCAAACTCGTATGGAGTTCTTCAGGCAGCGGGCATGAAGTTCGTCTCAGCGCCGCCAACGATGACCGTGAAGGAAGCCATTGAAGCCTACCTTAGGGGAGAACTGACTCAGGCGATAATGGGCCAGGGGGGCGGAGGAAGAGGCATGGGCCGTGGCATGGGTAGAGGGATGGGAAGAGGAAGAGGTTGGGGTCGAGAAGGCTGGTGA
- a CDS encoding RsmB/NOP family class I SAM-dependent RNA methyltransferase, which produces MIDKLISLGYSKTFAERYYQLWGERAYRIAQAMEKPLPRCFRVNTLKTTIAELTKRLTKKGFQFRRVPWAREGFCLTREPFSITSTPEYLTGLIYIQEASSMYPPIALDPKPGEVVADMAAAPGGKTSHMAQLMENKGVIYAFDVGEDRLKETRLNLSRLGVTNTILFHKSSLYIDELGVEFDKILLDAPCTGSGTIHKNPERKHNRTMEDVKYCQGLQMRMIEKALGVLKSDGILIYSTCSLEPEENEFVIQWVLDNFDVELVPLRYGEPALNAPFGIELDEEIRKARRFYPDTHKTSGFFIAKIKKL; this is translated from the coding sequence ATGATAGACAAGCTCATTTCCCTTGGCTATTCTAAAACTTTTGCAGAGAGATATTATCAACTCTGGGGAGAAAGGGCTTACAGGATAGCCCAAGCCATGGAAAAACCCCTGCCGAGATGCTTTAGAGTTAACACACTTAAGACGACAATAGCCGAGCTAACAAAAAGGCTCACAAAAAAAGGATTCCAGTTCAGGAGAGTACCATGGGCTAGAGAAGGCTTCTGCTTAACGAGAGAGCCGTTTTCAATAACTTCAACTCCTGAATACCTAACCGGTTTAATCTACATTCAAGAGGCTAGCTCTATGTATCCCCCAATAGCCTTAGATCCGAAACCTGGGGAAGTGGTGGCTGATATGGCAGCCGCCCCTGGAGGAAAAACTTCCCACATGGCACAGCTGATGGAGAATAAAGGTGTAATATACGCCTTCGACGTTGGTGAAGACAGATTGAAGGAAACAAGACTAAACCTATCAAGGCTTGGAGTTACTAATACGATTCTCTTCCACAAATCATCCCTATATATAGACGAGCTTGGGGTCGAGTTTGACAAAATCCTTCTAGATGCTCCCTGCACTGGGAGCGGGACGATCCACAAGAATCCCGAAAGGAAGCACAATAGAACCATGGAAGACGTAAAGTACTGCCAAGGACTGCAGATGAGAATGATCGAAAAGGCATTAGGTGTTCTAAAGTCAGATGGGATACTCATCTATTCAACATGCTCACTGGAGCCTGAAGAAAATGAATTCGTCATTCAGTGGGTTTTAGACAACTTCGATGTTGAGCTAGTTCCTCTCAGATATGGGGAGCCGGCCTTAAATGCACCATTTGGAATCGAGCTTGATGAAGAGATAAGAAAGGCAAGGAGATTTTATCCAGATACCCACAAAACGAGCGGATTTTTCATTGCAAAAATTAAGAAGCTCTAG